ggagtgcttttggtgtaccaaacgtcacaacgtaactgggtgactataaaggtgcactacaggtatctccgaaagtgcctgttgggttgacacggatcgagactgggatttgtcactccgtataacggagaggtatcactgggcccactcggtagtgcatcatcataatgagctcaaagtgaccaagtgtctggtcacgggatcatgcattacggtacaagtaaagtgacttgccggtaacgagactgaacgaggtattgggataccaacgatcgagtctcgggcaagtaacataccgtctgacaaagggaatagtatacggggttgcttgaatcctcgacatcatggttcatctgatgagatcatcgaggagtatgtgggagccaacatgggtatccagatcccgctgttggttactgaccggagagccgtctcggtcatgtctacatgtctcccgaacccgtagggtctacacacttaaggttcggtgacgctagggttgtatgaatatgagtatgcagcaaaccgaatgttgttcgaagtcctggatgagatcccggacgtcacgaggagtttcggaatggtccggaggtaaagaattatatataggaagtgctgtttcggccatcgggaaagtttcggggtcacccggtattgtaccgggaccaccggaagggtcccgggggtctaccgggtggggccacctatcccggagggtcccgtgggctgaagtgggaggggaaccagcccctagtgggctggtgcgcccccccccttgccccccccccccgcgcctagggttgggaaccctaggtggggggggcgcaccacttgccttggggggcactccacccccctggccgccgccccccttgggagattgcatctcccagggccgacgccccccctgggggcctatataaaggagggcaagggggagggcagccgcaccctgtgtcttggcgcctccctccccctgctacacctcgtcctcctcccgcagcagcttggcaaaGCTCTGCCGGAGttctactgcatccaccaccacgctgtcgtgctgctggatcatcatcaacctctccttcccccttgctggatcaagacggaggagacgtcacgctgaccgtatgtgtgttgaacgcgaaggtgccgtccgttcggcgctaggatgtccggtgataggatcacgacgagaacgactacgtcaaccccgttcttttgaacgcttccgctcgcgatctacaaagtggtatgtagatgcatctctcctttcactcgttgcttagatgaaatcatagatggatcttggtgaaaccgtaggaaattttttattttctgcaacgttccccaacaagcggaagcgtttagttaatgtagttgatgtagtcgaacgtcttcgcgatccaaacgatcaagtaccaaacgcacgacacctccgtgatctgcacacgttcagctcggtgacgtccctcaaactctagatccagctgaggccgagggagagttccgtcagcaggacggtatggtgaaggtgatgatgaagttaccggcgcagggctgtgcctaagcactacgacgatatgaatgAGGTGggaaactatggaggggggcaccgcacacggctaaagatcaacttgtgtgtctatggggtgccccctccccgtatataaaggaggagaggagggggccagccggtcacaaggggcgcgcccaagagggggagtcctactccaagcaggagtaggttccccctttcctagtccaactaggaggagaaggaaggagagggagagggagagggaaagaggggccgcagcCCCTcctcttgtcctattcggactccccttggaggggggcgccacctcctggtgcGGCCCTCTATCTCCCCTATAGGCCCACTAAGGGCCATTACTTCCCAGGGAGGGGGGGggtccggttttatccgaaactatccggaacacttccggtgtccgaataacatggtccaatatatcaatctttatgtctcaaccatttcgagactcctcatcatgtccgtgatcttatctgggactccgaacaaccttgggtacatcatatcacataaactcataataccaatagtcatcgaacgttaagcgtgcggaccctacgggttcgagaactatgtagacatgaccgagacacgtctccggtcaataaccaatagcggaacccggatgctcatattggttcctacatattctacgaagatctttatcggtcaaaccacataacaacatacgttgttccctttgtcatcggtatgttacttgcccgagattagatcatcggtatcatcatacctagttcaatctcgttaccggcaagtctctttactcgttccgtaatacttcatcccgcaactaactcattagttacaatgcttgcaaggcttatagtgatgagtattaccgagagggcccagagatacctctctgaaacacggagtgacaaatcctaatcttgatctatgccaacccaacaaacaccttcggagacacctgtagagcacctttataatcatcctttTACGTtgagacgtttgatagcacacaaagtgttcctccagcattctggagttgcataatctaatagtctgaggaacttgtataagtcatgaagaaagcagtagcaatgaaactgtaatgatcgtaatgctaagctaacggatgggtcatgtccatcacgtcattctcctaatgatgtgatcccgtttatcaaatgacaacacatgtcaatggttaggaaacttaaccatctttgattaacgagctagtcaagtaggagcatactagggacactttgttttttctatgtattcacacatatatgaagtttccggttaatacaattctagtatgaataataaacatttatcatgatataaggaaatataaataccaactttattattgcatctagggcatatttccttcacaggccAGACTAGGTGCCTTCGAATTGATCTATGAACCCAGCTTGAAAATCACCCTAGCTGCCAATGGACCCAGGCACGAGGGTGTTTAACCAAGCCCAAGCGGACCCCTTTAGCATGAGGGCTATATGCTTGACGGCGTGTCAAATCGTCGTTAGCCACGTGGACCACGATAATATAGTCGGTTACCCAAACCCCAGTGTCCCGGCTCCCGTCATACTTGTTCACCTCATCTAGCTTGAAACTCCGTGGGAAAATGTGGCAGACAATCTCATAAGTGAAGTAGGTCGGATACATTATGGAGGGACCTGTGGATGAGGAGCGAAGAGCATTTATAGTGTGTCCGCATCATCTAGGACAGCTACATAATCGTACTTGTTGAACAGTAAAAGGTCTTTCTCCCAAGCTTTCGGGATTTAGCAACAGTAAATGCGATGACACGTTATCATTACCAGGGGATTATTTTAGCTTAATTATCAGGTCATTACAATAATAATACTCATGTCATTCAAGAATGTTCACGAGTTTCAAAAATGCGTTTGTAACATTTTCAAAAAAAGTGTGTACAATGTAAAAATATTTGCTTGTTTGTAAAAAAATGTGTTATACCCTTAAAGTAATGTTCCTGTAGTTTTATAAAATGTCTATTATCATTTAGAAAATGTGaaacatgtatttggaaaaatATTACCTTGTATTCAAAAAGTTTGGaaaatatttatttgaaaaatgtacataatgtatttgaaaatatcaaaagttTACTAAAAAAATATTTCATATGTGCATTAAAAATGTACATTGAGTATTGAGAAAAAATAGACATTTGTGggatggaaaaatgaaaaaaaaaaaggcaaagcgcgagcgagcgactgcgctaatgggccggcccaattcatAAAATACAAGCTAAGTTCTCTCAAGGTTCAAAATAGACCGGGATTAGAGAGTTTGGTTTGCTGATTTTAGGGATTGGgagttcagggtttgatttagctttcgtctaCAAGTTCAAGATTTGTTTTGAACTTTTTCCTCACTTTAATTAGGGAGTGAAAAAGTTATTTTCACCCTATTGTTTCTAAGAAAAAGTCAACATGCTTGCTATGCTTCACTTTGGAGGTGGCCTAAACGACTTCGCGAGAGATAAATCTCGCTTATAGTGAGATggacgaaatcactagttaaggagtactccttgcggagatcactccagctccccaggttgcgacaagtggcgtgcgcgccacttgtcgcaacctggaagtTTTCCCCTTTTTCGTAAATCCGTTTATtgaaaacgttttatctcttaaaccgtgcgtccgaATCTCAATCcgctttcgccgttggattcctcgcgtcgagatattcaaaactagatcccatcttgattggttttgatgaacttttttttcacgaaaaaaaatcggtcaaaaaactgaaccgggagcacggattttttccctttccgaaagagtcACGCCCGTACCTCTGacaaaatcacaaccgtgcctctcgcgaaaggaaaaaaatagaaaacacattttttccgttTCGGgtgaggcacggccgtgactctcgcggaagcaaaaccgtgcctctcgcgaaacaaaaaaaacaaaaaacatgtttttttcgtttccaagaggcacggccgtgactctcgagaaagcacaaccgtgcctctcgcggaagtaaaaccatgcctctcgcgaaagaaaaaaaacagaaaacacgttttttccgtttccacgaggcacggccgtgcctcttgcgaaagcacaaccgtgactctcgcgaaaaaatcAAAACGTAAAAAAACGAAAAAATCCATTtaaaaaagccaaaaacgcgtgcaGAAAAATAAAGAACAAAAATTCAGAGGGAGCGTTCATAGCACAACACATGGCGAATGGCTAAGAGCGTGTCAAGTGGCTCTGATCATTGCAaggctcccgaagaagcgctcgttaattagttgctccctaAGATGAAAGTAGGTCTGGTGTCAGGCACAGCGCGAGTGGGCTGACCCGCAAGGGAAACAATGTGCACATGATGACAACTTCGGCCCACATGTCGATGCAGGAAAGAGCTTCACTTTTATTAGggagaaaatttttattttcatcCTATTGCTTCTAAAAAAAGTCAGCCTGCCTGCTATACTTTACTTTGGAGGTGGCCTAAACGACTTCGCGAGAGATACATATCGCTTATAGTGAGGCGCAACGTGAGCGGGCTGGCCCACTAGCATATGGTTCCTCGCTGTAGGTTTGCTCACTGTAGGTCCAGTTTCCTTTTATTATATTCTCTTTTTTTTTACGTTTTCTTTGGATATTTTTATTTTTCACAGGTTTTCTTCagtttttcctttttccttcagtttttcctttttctttgttgtaacttttatttcctttgttttcacgggtttttcttttccttcttttatgtttggttttctttatttttctcGGTTTTCACAGATTTTTCCCTTTTTATGGTTTTTtgattctttgtttcttttttcggTTTTCATtgattttcttcatttcttttctaccttttttttgaattaaggtgacatttttttacattgtgttaacatttttcaaattcactacttaattttttgattgattttATGTTTTGAAATATGTGTATTTACTAGCAAGATggccgtgcattgcacggaacatcaagatgcattttttacaaaacatctATTGTGGTTGACCCATGCGAGAGTAACCCCATGTGTAAAAattaatgatatcttgagaaagaggagagataaggtgaggaggagtgaggcgtggtggtgattggtggttggtCTGGGCGGAGGCATCGGGATGGATGATGGCGGCatcggccaccatgctagattgttccagatgcttccttttttaattgctcaacaatgaagttgtgggagataaggataaACAAGTGAATGCCTTATCGGCAAATGTGAAAAGagatgtgggtatctttttgcaaaattggcaTAGCTTGCTTtttatccatcagatataaatcagacggtttatattgcaagatggcacacacaccatcatcaccaactccattttttataagagtagacatAATATTTTTGAAAACAAGAATAAAATATCAAACAAAGCAAAAAAGGTGAAAAGACGAACTTAGCTGAAACCTACCTAGGTCGTCCCATTTTGTGAGGCCTGATGCAAGTGCTCGCTCCAACCCGAACTAAGCGGGTATAGGCATGCCGGAACGACTTCGGATGTCTTTAGTCGTAGTCTTAAGGCCTGAACTGTTGTTCTAACGCGGTAAGGCTTTCTGCTTATGATTGTTCAAGTACATGAGTGTGAGTCAATTTCTTGAGAGTCAGTGGCGGAGATAGTATCGAATTACACCTAGGGCTAAGCTTGTTTGAGTGATGCAGTATAGTTATTTCATACTCCCAATGTTCACTTTTATAAAatcttgaagacatttcagacaatgtgcaaaacaacacattttgagttgtctgaaacgacttaaaaaagtgaacggagggagtatattttatagGAAGGAATTACAAAATCCAATGTTACTAGGCCTAGGGCTATACTCCCAACTATTCGAGTAGGTCTGTCTCCGCCACTGTTGAGAGTATACATTTTGAAAACAGATTTCTTTTCAACAATGCATCCTTTGTGTTTTTCCAGGAAAGGACTCCGTCGGTTTCAAGTaaaaaaaaaaaagagggctcCCTCGGTTCCTGTGAGTACTGAGGCACGTATGACACTACAGGAGTTGTTTGCTCTTGTATGATCGCAACTTGTCACACAGGCAGATAGGCTGGACATTTTGTTAATAGTGCTAACACATGACCTCTTTTAGAATTTTACTATGTACACCACACGCTATATGTACAGAAGCTGCACGAATGTCCTCCGGGAGATCAGAACAAGAGCAGGCACAGCACTACAAACACAAAGAGGAAGAACAATAACTGATGCAAAGACCTCTCCACCTCCATGTGCTGCCGCCTCAGCCTAGGGCTCAGGTTTTGCAGCTCGCCCAGGGGGTAGCTCGGCGCCGGCGCCTGGCCACCGAACACCCAGGGGAGCAACGCCAGGGCCATCCCGCCGAGCACCCCGCCGGTCGTCGAGTTCATCGCATTCATTCCGCGCCCCTGGGCGGGAGGAGGGTACAGGATGTCGAACTGCGCGGCACCGACACGCGCGTGTCGGGATGAACGAGTCGGCGAATCGGGTTCCACGATCACACGCCGGTGGCTACTGCCACCGCTGGTTCGCGCGCTCTGTTGCTCGACGGCTCCCCGGTGCACGGTCGGCCGGCGCGGAAGGGCCGGGCGGAGCCGTGACTTGCCGGACCGGCTGCCGCCACGGCCGTAGAGCGGCACGAGCGAGTCCAGCGTGAGCGCGGCCTTGCACACGGGGCACGGCCGCCCTGCCGTCGAGATGGTGCCGCCGGCGGCGTCGCGGCGCAGCCACTCGTAGATGCAAGGCCAGCAGTAGAGATGGCCGCAGAGGGTGACCACCGGCTCCACCGCGAAGTCCAGGCAGATGTTGCAGTCGAAGCAGCCGGCGCGTGCCGCCGCCGGCGCGGCCCCGCTCACCCTCTTGGACGGATCATCCCTTGGCTCCTCGCTAACCTGATTCATCCTACTCTTGCACCTTCAACAGTTCACGGCGCTGCAAAAGGAACCAAAAGGTCGGTCGGATTACACAAACGAGAGAGACGCGCAGCGAGAAGATGGCCACTGAACAAAAAGCTCACCAATCAATAATTCAAGGTAGACATCTTGATCAAACCGTAGTGAGATTATCATGAATCCCACTAGAGCAGGGCAACTAACGAGAGGGACGGAGCAAGCCACGCAAACTGCACATTTGTGGCGCGCGGTGCCGTCCGGGTTCATGTGTGATGCCGTCGTGACAAGGTGGGCAGTGTCACCAAGATCCGAAAGGGACACATGCTACAACTgtaagaaagggaaccatggggtTGCTTGGCCCAGAGAATTTGCAGGATATTGTTGTGTCGTAATCAGTCTAGCCAAACCTAAAGAGGGTCCCGTGCTAAACAAGGTACTACTAGTACTTCAGACAAGGGATAGAAAACGTTACGTAATGCACTATGTGACTGACCTTGGCAGTCTGCCTCTTGTGTCATTATTTATACTAGTACGTATACCACATAAGCCTTTTCTCTAATTATTTTTGGCATTTCCCTAACCTGCCTCTCAAGCGAATTAACGTGCGTCCTAGCTCCTAGACAATGACTTTGGATAAGGTCGCCAGATCACTGAAACACCGACCTGATGTTATCCTTGTTTTCTTTAAGACAAGACAAGACCAAGGAGACAGAATTGACCACACAGCGAATGGCAGGAAGGAGAATGCAATGCTATCATAATGATATTGCTGAAAGGGCAATAAAAAATGTCAGCGCTTTAACATTTTTCAGAGACTGAGTTGCGCATCACTTCTTTTTACTGGGTAACAATCATAAAGAAGCGATACAGCTTTGGCGGTATATACTCAACGGGACTGAACACAACAAAGCGCTCGGCTGCAAGCATATCTAGTGATCTTTGAGAAGACAAGAACAATAAACAAAGGGAAGGTAATGGTTGATAGGCTTGGTAACAAGGATATATAATTCGGCCAACAACTTTTGACTTAGTAGACCTCCAGGCACGTCCTTCTTATGCAGTTATTGGACTAAAAATCTGCGGCTATTAAGAACGCTGTTGGCATCATCAGGTACAGAGATGATGAACAGTGCGCAGTATGATGATCTAACAGTAGTCATGGATTCTCTTAATGGCTAATGGCACCCAAATTATTAAACCATATGCAGTATATCCTTGAAATGATATCTGAGCATTCATTTGCTCTTGGAGACCAGAAATTCCCACATCAATTGGAAGGAAGACCAACACAATCTGGTTGTTGAAGATAATAACAGTGCAGATTGATCTAGCAAAAATTAAAACCAGTAGAGCTATGAAAGAAACAAGCCTAGCCGCCTGGACTGAACCCAGAGACCCCAGAGCCAAGAACAGAGAAACTACTTATCAAAGCTATTATTGTAATTTAAGAAGGAGCCGAATCAAGAATAGTAAAGCTGCAACGTCACACGCTCATGAATCAAACCTAAAACGCAAAGCGTATCGCCAAGAACACAGCCATAACATTAGACACTTCTTTTGAAGGTAAAAAAAGAGTCGCCAGCATCGGATAAATGAATCCATGGACAAGGACGGACCTGCGATAGCAGCACGCGCACGGCTGACCTTCCGCCTCCCGTTCTCTCTCGGCGGGGCTCCGCGCGAAGAAGCCtttgaggccaactccaccgcgcgaacCTATCTTGTCCGGCTCCgttcgtttggggtaaaagggacaaaagaGACGGCCCAGCGCAcggcctcaaacggacaaatgtccggatttcgtccgttttcgacccatccccggcctaAACTTGCGttcggtttggggtgaaacggacgcgcgcggacgacCGCGACGCACGCCCTTGCCCCCCGCccccccgtggcccgcctgtcggggacactagcagtccctccgctcccccaacgcttcaccctctctccccgccctgccccgccgccggcgccgccctattctccggccgcctcctcaccgcgcagcccccTGCCGTCCATACCAAACCAAGTCTGGACATGGCCGCCATcacgcccgcgctttcgccgtagttttggccgtcgCCGTCCTTGCCGGTGCCGGAGGGGACACGACTGCCGGCGACGGACCACGGAGGCCGAGGTAGAttc
Above is a window of Triticum aestivum cultivar Chinese Spring chromosome 6B, IWGSC CS RefSeq v2.1, whole genome shotgun sequence DNA encoding:
- the LOC123134274 gene encoding E3 ubiquitin-protein ligase RMA1H1, with product MNQVSEEPRDDPSKRVSGAAPAAARAGCFDCNICLDFAVEPVVTLCGHLYCWPCIYEWLRRDAAGGTISTAGRPCPVCKAALTLDSLVPLYGRGGSRSGKSRLRPALPRRPTVHRGAVEQQSARTSGGSSHRRVIVEPDSPTRSSRHARVGAAQFDILYPPPAQGRGMNAMNSTTGGVLGGMALALLPWVFGGQAPAPSYPLGELQNLSPRLRRQHMEVERSLHQLLFFLFVFVVLCLLLF